In Kordiimonas sp. SCSIO 12610, the sequence CAATCTCACGGCCTTTGAAAGCGAACGACCAGCAATGATTAATTCTATGTTTGGGTCAGACGCCAGGTTTTTGGCAATGTAGCTGCCAAAATTTCCGTAACCTCCAATGATTAAAACACGTTTAGATATCATTTGGCCTCGCCGATTTTGCGGGACTGAGGTCGTCGTCTATGCCCGCAGTTTCCATGGTAAATTCGCCTCGATATTCATAAAGCTTTCCAAATAGCCAATGGTTTATTTCGACAAACATTTTAAAACCTATCTCGCTTGTGGCTTCTTCTTCTGCGTGGATATGCCCGATCAACCAAGTAAGGGGTAGGGAAATCAAACGGCCAAACAATTTCACCGCATAACCGTTATGCGCTAGAATAACCTTATTGTTTTGCCATTTGAATTTGGACTGCCAGCAAAGCCCCATTTTCATGACCTCGGTGATCTTATTATCACCCGTTGGGATCATTTCAGAATGGAATATATATGGCTTTCTGTCGCGCATTTGAAAAGTCCGCACAAAATGGAGATGATCATCAAAGGGTGTGCTTTTAAATATAACCTTCACAGGAATATCTGATTGATTTGCGATCGGGATGCCGCCCAGCATATGGGATAAAGGGGCAAATAAACGCATGAGAATATGCGCTTTCACGTCCATTTTACCAACACAGGAATAAGTGTCATTGGTAAATGGGCGGTTGGTATAATGCTTATGCATCACACTTGGGAGGTGCTCCCAATCTTTGCCAAAAACTGATTTGAAAATTGGGTCAGTGGTCATGATGGTTTCGTGACCATAAGATAGAATATACCCACAAGCCCGATAAAGGCAGGCCAACCAAGCCAAAACCAGATTTTGAACATACGGTGATAGCGTATAGGAAGCGGTGAATTGGTGCGGTCACATTCAATCAGGATGTTTTTTAATTGTATCTGAATCCAGACGACAGGAAGCCAGCATATGAGCGCTATAATATAAAGCGCATAGGTCAATATTAGCCAGAATTCAAACGGGCTGTACCCCAAATTCCAAATCAGCCAAAAACCTGTCATTGGCTGAATGATACCTGCGGGTAACGTGAAAATATAGTCTGCAAGCACGGTGTTGCGCACCGCGTATAATTTTTCATGCATGTTATCTGTGAACATGGAACGGAACATAAAAAAGGCAGTTCCCATTCCGGTACCAAAGAGAATGGTTGCACTGATGATGTGTAAAGTTTTGATGCCGCTGTATAAATCCATAAGTTGTATAGTGATGGTGATGGCAATAGCTGTCAAAAGAAATAAAAGGGTATTGCTCAAAAG encodes:
- a CDS encoding DUF2269 domain-containing protein, which translates into the protein MSNTLLFLLTAIAITITIQLMDLYSGIKTLHIISATILFGTGMGTAFFMFRSMFTDNMHEKLYAVRNTVLADYIFTLPAGIIQPMTGFWLIWNLGYSPFEFWLILTYALYIIALICWLPVVWIQIQLKNILIECDRTNSPLPIRYHRMFKIWFWLGWPAFIGLVGIFYLMVTKPS
- a CDS encoding DUF4166 domain-containing protein; this translates as MTTDPIFKSVFGKDWEHLPSVMHKHYTNRPFTNDTYSCVGKMDVKAHILMRLFAPLSHMLGGIPIANQSDIPVKVIFKSTPFDDHLHFVRTFQMRDRKPYIFHSEMIPTGDNKITEVMKMGLCWQSKFKWQNNKVILAHNGYAVKLFGRLISLPLTWLIGHIHAEEEATSEIGFKMFVEINHWLFGKLYEYRGEFTMETAGIDDDLSPAKSARPNDI